CGACAGCCCTGCCCGCGGCCTCGTTCCGCGAATCGCCGGCCCTGCCGGGGCCGGCGATCCATGGAAGAATTCGAGATCGAGCCGCCATCGGGAGGTAAGTATGTCGACCCAGCCGCTGACCCGGCAGACCTTCGACACCGTGGTGTCGACCCATGCGATCGTGCTCGTCGACTTCTGGGCGTCCTGGTGCGGCTGGTGCACCCGCTTCGCGCCGATCTACGCCGAATCCGCGGCCCTGCATCGCGAGATCGTGCACGCCACCGTCGACACCGAGGCGGAGCCGGCACTGACCGCCGCCGCCCAGATCGCCAGCCTGCCGACGCTGCTCGCCTTCCGTGAGGGGCTGCTGGTCTACTCCGACCCGGGCTTCCGGACCGCCGCCCAGCTCGAGGACGTGGTCCAGCAGGTCCGCTGGCTGGATATGGACGAGGTGCGCCGAGAGCTCGGTGTGCGCAATCCGGCCCAGGCCCCGGCGCATCCGGCCCCCGTCCCCGCCCGCGCGGGACTCGCCGCCGGGCCCGGCGACTACGGCTGGCCGGGCCTGCGTTCTCGATGACCGCGCCGGTCATCGGTCCGTTCGTTCAATCGAGCAGGTCCGCGACGGTGGGACAGATCAAGCCGAACAGATCGCCGACGGTGGTCAGGGCGGCGGTGTGCAGTACATCCGCCGGCAGTGGTGTCCGATCGGGTGCGGCCAGGGCGCGGGTGGCACAGGCCTCGGCGACCACCGTAGGCCGGTAGCCCCGATTGAACGCGCCCTGGGCGGTGAACGCGACGCACAGATGGGTCATGAATCCGGCCAGCACCAGATCCGGTCCGGCCCCGGCGCTTCGCAGCGTGTCGTGCAGGTCGGTCTCGTGGAACGCGTCGGGAAAGTTCTTGACCACCACCGGTTCTCCGGCTTCGGGGGCGACATCGGCGATGATCGCGCCGATCTCGGCCCGGATGTCGTAGGGCGTGCCCGGCCCGGCGTCGTTGACGATGTGCACGATCGGGCGCCCCAGCTCGCGGGCCGCGCTCAGCAGCCGGGCACCGGCGACAAGGGCCGCATCGGCGTTGGGGAGCGCCATCACGCCCTCCCGGTAGGTGTTCTGGAAATCGATCATCACGACAGTGGCGTCGGCCAGCCGGGGGAGCCCGTCGTCGAGGCCGGAGACCTGGCGCAGGGGGGTGGAGACAGCGGACATGAGTGCCTTCTTTCCTTGGGGGGCAGTGTTTTCGGGCAGGACGAAGCGCCGGGCCCGGCAGGGTGCCGGGCTCGGTGGTCGTCCGGATATCAGGCCGGGGCGCGCACGATCAGGCCGTGGTGCGGAACCGCCGGCGATAGGCGCCGGGGCCGGTGCCCAGGCGCCGCAGGAAGGCCCGATGCAATGTCTCGACCGAGCCCAGTCCGGCACCGTGTGCGATCCGCGGCAAGGGCAGATCGCTGGTTTCGAGCAGGCGACGGGCGGCCTCGACGCGGGCGGCCTCCACATAGGTGGCCACTGTGAGACCCATCTCCTGCCGGAATACGCGCGCGAAATGCCTCTCGCTCAGGCACATTCGGGCCGCCAGCGCGGCGGCGGACAAATCGGCGTCGAGATTCTCGGCGATGTAGGTCCGTAGTTCGTCGATATCGCGGCGGGCCGGAGCCGGTCGGCTCAACGGCACACTGAACTGGCTCTGGCCACCCTGCCGGCGCAGGTAGACGACGAGCTGGCGGGCCACCGACAGGGCCAACTCCTCACCGCGGTCCTCGGCGACCAGGGCCATCGCCAGATCCAGGCAGGCGCTGATACCGGCGCCCGTCCAGACCCGTCCCGAGCGCACGAAGATCGGATCCGGATCCACTGTGACCCGCGGATGGTCGGTGGCCAGTTGCCCGGCGGTCGACCAGTGCGTGGTGGCCGTCTTCCCGTCCAGCAATCCGGCGGCCGCCAGCAGATGCGCCCCCACACAGACCGATGCGATCCGGCCGGTGCGCGGCGCGATCTCGCGCAGCCAGCGCACCACCTCGTCGTCGACCCGGGCAACCGGTCCGTCCGGGGAGGGATCCACCGCTCCCGGCACGATCAGAGTGTCGATGGCCGTATCGATATCGGAGAACGCGAGATCGGTCAGTACTCGCACGCCCGCCGAGGTGCGGACCGCCCCGTGATCCGGTCCGGCCAGCAGCACCTCGTAGCCGGCGGTGCCCCCGCTCTCCCGATTGGCCAGCGCGAACACCTCCGCCGGCCCGGTGACGTCGAGCAGATCCACGTCCGGAAAGGCCGCGATGACCACACGATGCTTCGATGACATTCCCCCATCCTGTGGGTTACCCGGCCGTGACCGCAACGACGGATAACTGCCGGATCCGGTCATGCGCGGGTGCGGAACGCCCATCCGGCGCCCGCCGCGAGCATCCCCATGGCAACCATGTACAGCCAGCCGAGCCGGAAATCGGCGAGATCGGCGGTGGTGGTGCGCGCGAAGATCGCGGTCAGGACGGCGACGCCGAGGGCGGAGCTGGTCTGGCGCGCCATCATCGAGGTGCCCGACCCCAGCGACAGCTGATCCGGCGGCAGGAGCGCGGAGGCGCCGAACAGCGGCGGCTGCAGCAGGGCGGTGCTGACTCCGGCCAGGACCGCGCCCGGCAGGAACATCACCGCGTAGGACGTGCTGGTCCCGGCCAGCGCGAGCCACCACCCCGCACCGGCGGCGATGGTGAGGCCGCCCAGCGTGGCCGACGCGCGGGCTCCGATACGGGCGACGACGCGACCCGACAGCGGCGACACCAGCAGACAGCTGATCGGGATGGGCGCGATGCCCAGGCTGGCTCGCAGTTCGGGATAATGCCATTGCCCGGTGAGATACAGCGTGCCCGACAGCAGCAGCGCCGCGAAGGCCAGGTAGTAGCAGAACACCCCGAGTGTCGCGATGCGAAACATCCGGTGGCGCAACACCACCGGGCTCACCACCGGATCCGGATGGTGGCGGACGTGGTAGGTGAACGCGGCCGCCAGTCCGAACGCCGCGCCCAGTGCCGCCAGCGTCGGCGCCGACCCGTAACCCCAGGCCGCGGCCTGGACGAAGACGGTGGTCAGTGCCGCGGTGGCGCCGAGCATCAGGGCGGCGCCGAGGAGATCGAGCCGGCGCCGCACCCGGGCCCGGATATCCGGCAGCACCCGCAATCCGAACCCGACGGCCGCGACGGTGATCGGGACGTTCAACCAGAAGATCCACTGCCAGCCGAATCCGAGCAGGAGTCCGCCGATCACCGGTCCGCTACTGGCGCCCGCGGCGGCGATCGCCGTCCAGATCCCCATCACGGTCGCGTGTTCGCGGGGATCGAAACACGGCAGTACCAGCCCCAGCCCGGTGGGCACCAGCAGTGCCGCGGCGACGGCCTGCAGGACCCGGGCCGCGATCAGGAAGGACAGTGTCGGAGCCAGTGCGCAGCCGATCGACGCGATACCGAAAAGCGCTGTGCCGACCAGGAATCCGCGGCGGCGACCGGTGTCGTCGGACAGTCGCCCGGCCGGGACCAGCAAGGCCGCCATCACGATGGTGTAGGCGTTGAGCACCCAGGACACCGAACTCGCGGCGGCGCCCGGGAACGAATGCCGCAGGGTCGGAAAGGCGACCGTCACCGCGAACAGATCGAGGATCGCGAGGTACTGCGCGACGCTCGCCACCGCGAGGACTCGCCAGCGCCGCGGAGATTCGAACAGTGAGGCGGGATCCGCCGACCGGAGAGTGTCCGTAATCATCATGATTGAAACTATTCAGTCACCGAACAGGGAATTCGAGTGGCGAATATGCCACTATGCGCTAGATTTTGGACATGGCTGCTGAAGGGGCACACGCACAGTCCGGAACCGTCGCCGTGGCGGTGACACCCGGGCAGCCGGTGTTCGAGGTCGCCATCCCCTATCAGGTGTTCGCCGAACCGCCGCTCGGGATCGACCCGGATCGCTGGTATCGGCTGCGGATGTGCGGTCCGCGTGGCACCCGCCACGCCACGCTGCGGGATCCGTTCGTGACACTGACCGACTACGACTACGACGATCTGATCGCCGCCGACACCGTGATCGTGCCCGCGGTGCCGGACGTGCGCGCGCCCGCGCCCGCGGAACTGGTCGAAGCCGTGCGCGCGGCCTATGCCGCGGGAGCGCGCATCGCGGCATTGTGTTCGGGCGCATTCGTTCTCGCCGAAGCGGGACTGCTCGACGGCAGGCCGATGACGACCCACTGGAAACACGTCCCGGCGCTGCTGGAACGCTATCCGCACCTGCGGCTCGACCCCGGCGTGCTCTACATCGACGATGGGCAGATCCTGACCAGCGCGGGCACGATGGCCGGTATGGATCTGTGTATTCACCTGATCCGCAAGGACCTCGGCGCCGCGGTGGCCAACGCCACCGCGCGGGGACTGGTGGTGCCGCCACACCGCGCCGGTGGACAGGCGCAGTATCTGCGCGCGCCGGTCCCGGTCGACGCGGCCGATCCGGGGCTGGCGGCCACCCTGCAGTGGGCGCTCGCCCGGCTCGACTCGGTTCTGACGATCGGTGATCTGGCCAAGCACAGCGGACTCGGTGAGCGCACCCTCGCCCGCCGCTTCCACGCCGAACTGGGCACCTCACCGCTGCGCTGGCTGCTGACCCAGCGCATCGATCGCGCCCGGGAACTGCTCGAGGCCACCGATTTCGGCATCGATGCGGTGGCGCGGCGGTGCGGATTGGGAAGTGCGGCGAATCTGCGTGCGCACTTCGGCCGGGAGGTGGGTGTCTCACCGAGTGAGTACCGGCGCTCGCACCGCGGCAACCGCCACGAGGTCGTGGTCGACACCCCGTCCTGACGCCGCCCGGGTGGCTACCGGGCCGCGGCCGAGCCCGCGCGTCTTCCGAAGAAGGTCCCGTCGCCGAGCGAGGTTCCGCTGATGTAGCCCTGTCCGTGCAGGTTCACCGCCGCGCGGCCCGCGGCGAACAATCCGGGGATGGGCGCACCGTCGAGATCGAGTACGCGGCCGTCGTGGTCGGTGTGCAGGCCGCCGAGGGTGAAGACCGAGGCGCCGGTGCCGCGCCGGTCACCGCTCTCGGACGGTGGGCGCATACCGGCCCGGACATCGATCGCGGCCAGCGGCGCGCGTAACGGCCGCAGCCAGCGCGGACTCTTGTGCTGATCGGGATCCGCTCCGGCGGAGGCGAATTCGTTGTAGCGGGTCACCGTCGCGGTGAGAGCGCCCGGCGGCAGATCCATCAGCTCGCCCAGTTCGCCGGCGGTCTCGGCGACGTGGGTGGGACGCACCCCCCAGCGCTCGGCTTCGGGGACCGCCTCGAACGCCTCCTCGTCGAGGACCACCCATACCCGCATCCCCTGGGTGAACAGCGCCGCCTGACCGATGCGGCCCGGATAGGTGTCCTCGTTGACGAAGCGAAAGCCCTTGTCGTTCACCAGGATTCCGCGTGCGGCCAATCCGGGCACCAGTGAGATACCGACCTGGCCGGTGGCCATGTGCCGGACCGCGGCCCCGGCGGCCTGCGCCATCCGGATACCGCTGCCGTCATCGGTTCCCGCGCTGACCTTGGTGTGACCGAGCAGGGCGGGTGCGTGCGCGGCGAGCATATCGTCGTTGTCGACGAATCCGCCGGTGGTCAGGACACAGCCGCGACGGGCGCGGATGGTGACTTCGCGGCCGTACCGGCGCGCCACCACGCCGACGACGGTGCCGTCGTCGGCGCGGATCACGGTGGTGGCGGCGGTATCGAACAGGGTGGTGATTCCGGCCGACTCCGCGGCCGAGGCCAGGCAGTCCATCAGCAGCCGGCCGCCGAAATCGTTGGCGGTGGGGCGATGTCCACGCGGTGCCGGCCGGGCGATCTCGGTGAACGGCCAGCTGTTCTCGCCCAGCCACATCAACCCGTCGTCGGTCGGGGGCACCCAGGCCGGCGCGTCCCACAGCGACGGCTTGAACGGCACTCCCCGCGCGACCAGCCAGTGGAAATGTTCGACGCTGTGCTCGCAGTAGTCGGCGATCTTCGCCTCGTCGGCGCCGGGACCGAGGGCGGCGCCCAGGTAGGCCGCCATGTCCTCCGGGGTGTCGTCGAAGCCGCAGGCCCGCTGGATCGGCGTGCCGCCGCCCAGATAGATCTCACCGCCCGACATCGCCGAGGACCCGCCCGGCCCGCCCGCGCGGTCGAGGACCAGGACCCGCGCACCGGCGGTGGCTGCCTCGAAGGCGGCCGCCGCTCCGGCACAGCCGTATCCGACCACCAGCACATCGGTGTCGATGTCGTAGTGGGCGATCTCGCTCGCCGGGCGTGGTGTCACCGAATGGTGTACGGGCATATCTCCTGCCTTTCGTCGACGCCCGCGCCGCGCAACCGCGGTGGGTTGCGCGGCGCGGGCGCTGCGGGTCATCGACCGGGCTTGTCCAGCAATTTGGCCTTCAGCGCGTCGACCGTCGCGGAGTCGACGCCCAGACCGTCGGACAGAAACCGGTCGAAGGAGCCGTACGACCGGCGCACCTGATCGAAGGAGGCGTCCAGATAATCGGCCTGCACGCCGAGGATCGGCTCGAACAGCGACGGATCGGTGACCAGTCCACGCTGTACCAGCGCATCCATCTGCGCCTTGTTGCTCGCGGCCAGGTAGTCGTTGGAGGCCAGGTAGTCCTTGTAGATCTGGCCCTTCGGGACGTCCAGCGCCGACATCAGGATCGCGGTCATCCAGCCGGTGCGGTCCTTACCGGACGTGCAGTGGTAGAGCACCGCGTTCGGTGAGTTCGCGATGTCCTTCACCGTCGCGGCGAACTGGGCGCGGGCATTGTCGTCGGTCACCAGCCAGCGGTAGTAGTCGCGCATGATCTGCGCCGCCTTACCGTTGCCCAGTGTGTCCTGCTGCACCTGCGGAC
The genomic region above belongs to Nocardia spumae and contains:
- a CDS encoding cysteine hydrolase family protein, with amino-acid sequence MSAVSTPLRQVSGLDDGLPRLADATVVMIDFQNTYREGVMALPNADAALVAGARLLSAARELGRPIVHIVNDAGPGTPYDIRAEIGAIIADVAPEAGEPVVVKNFPDAFHETDLHDTLRSAGAGPDLVLAGFMTHLCVAFTAQGAFNRGYRPTVVAEACATRALAAPDRTPLPADVLHTAALTTVGDLFGLICPTVADLLD
- a CDS encoding FAD-dependent oxidoreductase; this encodes MPVHHSVTPRPASEIAHYDIDTDVLVVGYGCAGAAAAFEAATAGARVLVLDRAGGPGGSSAMSGGEIYLGGGTPIQRACGFDDTPEDMAAYLGAALGPGADEAKIADYCEHSVEHFHWLVARGVPFKPSLWDAPAWVPPTDDGLMWLGENSWPFTEIARPAPRGHRPTANDFGGRLLMDCLASAAESAGITTLFDTAATTVIRADDGTVVGVVARRYGREVTIRARRGCVLTTGGFVDNDDMLAAHAPALLGHTKVSAGTDDGSGIRMAQAAGAAVRHMATGQVGISLVPGLAARGILVNDKGFRFVNEDTYPGRIGQAALFTQGMRVWVVLDEEAFEAVPEAERWGVRPTHVAETAGELGELMDLPPGALTATVTRYNEFASAGADPDQHKSPRWLRPLRAPLAAIDVRAGMRPPSESGDRRGTGASVFTLGGLHTDHDGRVLDLDGAPIPGLFAAGRAAVNLHGQGYISGTSLGDGTFFGRRAGSAAAR
- a CDS encoding thioredoxin family protein; its protein translation is MSTQPLTRQTFDTVVSTHAIVLVDFWASWCGWCTRFAPIYAESAALHREIVHATVDTEAEPALTAAAQIASLPTLLAFREGLLVYSDPGFRTAAQLEDVVQQVRWLDMDEVRRELGVRNPAQAPAHPAPVPARAGLAAGPGDYGWPGLRSR
- a CDS encoding tyrosine-protein phosphatase, which translates into the protein MPISHVLKGSVAGLAAALIAVLPVATTPALAAPPLVHTAPEIANQQQSLSISAPNARDIGGYPTQHGGGKIRYGVVYRSDALNRLTPADQQKLQSLQVGTIIDFRSPNEMKASPDQLPPAIPYSAQSIWDPNNDFYLMVSSTIAGGPQVQQDTLGNGKAAQIMRDYYRWLVTDDNARAQFAATVKDIANSPNAVLYHCTSGKDRTGWMTAILMSALDVPKGQIYKDYLASNDYLAASNKAQMDALVQRGLVTDPSLFEPILGVQADYLDASFDQVRRSYGSFDRFLSDGLGVDSATVDALKAKLLDKPGR
- a CDS encoding GlxA family transcriptional regulator; the encoded protein is MAAEGAHAQSGTVAVAVTPGQPVFEVAIPYQVFAEPPLGIDPDRWYRLRMCGPRGTRHATLRDPFVTLTDYDYDDLIAADTVIVPAVPDVRAPAPAELVEAVRAAYAAGARIAALCSGAFVLAEAGLLDGRPMTTHWKHVPALLERYPHLRLDPGVLYIDDGQILTSAGTMAGMDLCIHLIRKDLGAAVANATARGLVVPPHRAGGQAQYLRAPVPVDAADPGLAATLQWALARLDSVLTIGDLAKHSGLGERTLARRFHAELGTSPLRWLLTQRIDRARELLEATDFGIDAVARRCGLGSAANLRAHFGREVGVSPSEYRRSHRGNRHEVVVDTPS
- a CDS encoding GlxA family transcriptional regulator, which produces MSSKHRVVIAAFPDVDLLDVTGPAEVFALANRESGGTAGYEVLLAGPDHGAVRTSAGVRVLTDLAFSDIDTAIDTLIVPGAVDPSPDGPVARVDDEVVRWLREIAPRTGRIASVCVGAHLLAAAGLLDGKTATTHWSTAGQLATDHPRVTVDPDPIFVRSGRVWTGAGISACLDLAMALVAEDRGEELALSVARQLVVYLRRQGGQSQFSVPLSRPAPARRDIDELRTYIAENLDADLSAAALAARMCLSERHFARVFRQEMGLTVATYVEAARVEAARRLLETSDLPLPRIAHGAGLGSVETLHRAFLRRLGTGPGAYRRRFRTTA
- a CDS encoding MFS transporter, yielding MMITDTLRSADPASLFESPRRWRVLAVASVAQYLAILDLFAVTVAFPTLRHSFPGAAASSVSWVLNAYTIVMAALLVPAGRLSDDTGRRRGFLVGTALFGIASIGCALAPTLSFLIAARVLQAVAAALLVPTGLGLVLPCFDPREHATVMGIWTAIAAAGASSGPVIGGLLLGFGWQWIFWLNVPITVAAVGFGLRVLPDIRARVRRRLDLLGAALMLGATAALTTVFVQAAAWGYGSAPTLAALGAAFGLAAAFTYHVRHHPDPVVSPVVLRHRMFRIATLGVFCYYLAFAALLLSGTLYLTGQWHYPELRASLGIAPIPISCLLVSPLSGRVVARIGARASATLGGLTIAAGAGWWLALAGTSTSYAVMFLPGAVLAGVSTALLQPPLFGASALLPPDQLSLGSGTSMMARQTSSALGVAVLTAIFARTTTADLADFRLGWLYMVAMGMLAAGAGWAFRTRA